One genomic window of Tatumella citrea includes the following:
- the trkA gene encoding Trk system potassium transporter TrkA produces MKIIILGAGQVGGTLAENLVGENNDITVVDTDPGRLRQLQDKFDLRVVNGQASHPRILREAGAEDADMLVAVTSSDETNMIACQIAYSLFNTPNRIARIRAAEYLRDTEKLFIPEAIPIDHLISPEQLVIDNIYRLIQYPGALQVVNFAEGKVSLGVVKAYYGGPLIGNPLSVMREHMPHIESRVAAIFRQDRPIRPQGSTIIEAGDEVFFITANQHIRAVMSEMQRLEKPYKRIMLVGGGNIGFGLAQQLEKQYSVKLIERNAQRAAELAELLNDTIVFYGDASDQELLAEEHIDQIDLFIAVTNDDEANIMSAMLAKKMGAKKAMVLIQRRAYVDLVQGSVIDIAISPQQATISALLGHVRKADIVGVSSLRRGIAEAIEAIAHGDETTSRVVGRSISEIKLPPGTIIGAVVRGEEVMIANDNIRIEQGDHVIMFLTDKKFVTDVEKLFQPSPFFL; encoded by the coding sequence ATGAAGATTATTATCCTTGGTGCCGGACAAGTCGGCGGAACGCTGGCAGAGAACCTGGTAGGGGAAAATAACGATATCACTGTTGTGGATACAGATCCGGGAAGGCTGCGCCAGCTGCAGGATAAATTCGATTTAAGAGTCGTCAATGGTCAGGCATCTCATCCGCGGATTTTACGGGAAGCCGGTGCTGAGGACGCTGATATGTTGGTGGCAGTGACCAGCTCTGACGAAACCAATATGATTGCCTGTCAGATAGCCTATTCACTGTTTAATACCCCAAACAGAATTGCACGTATCCGTGCAGCTGAGTATCTACGGGATACTGAAAAACTGTTTATCCCGGAAGCGATCCCCATTGATCATTTGATTTCACCGGAACAGCTGGTGATCGACAATATTTATCGTCTGATCCAGTATCCGGGCGCGTTGCAGGTAGTTAACTTTGCAGAAGGTAAAGTGAGCCTGGGCGTGGTAAAAGCGTATTACGGCGGGCCGCTTATCGGAAACCCTCTGTCCGTAATGCGCGAGCATATGCCACATATTGAAAGCCGCGTAGCTGCGATTTTTCGCCAGGATCGCCCAATTCGCCCCCAAGGCTCAACGATTATTGAAGCGGGAGATGAGGTATTTTTTATCACGGCGAATCAGCATATCCGCGCCGTAATGAGTGAAATGCAGCGTCTGGAAAAACCGTACAAGCGCATCATGCTGGTTGGTGGAGGGAATATCGGTTTTGGTCTGGCACAACAGCTGGAAAAACAGTACAGCGTTAAACTGATCGAACGAAACGCCCAACGTGCAGCAGAACTAGCTGAGCTGCTCAACGATACTATCGTATTCTATGGTGATGCATCAGATCAGGAATTGCTGGCCGAAGAGCATATTGACCAGATTGATCTGTTTATTGCCGTCACTAACGACGATGAAGCAAACATTATGTCAGCAATGCTGGCTAAAAAAATGGGTGCTAAAAAGGCGATGGTACTTATACAACGCCGCGCATACGTCGATTTAGTGCAGGGCAGCGTGATTGATATTGCAATATCACCTCAGCAGGCAACGATTTCAGCATTACTTGGCCATGTACGTAAGGCTGATATTGTCGGAGTCTCATCCCTGAGACGGGGCATTGCAGAAGCCATTGAAGCTATTGCTCATGGCGATGAAACAACATCCCGTGTAGTAGGCCGTTCAATCAGCGAAATTAAATTACCACCAGGAACAATCATTGGTGCTGTGGTTCGTGGCGAAGAAGTAATGATTGCTAACGACAACATCCGGATTGAGCAGGGTGACCATGTGATCATGTTCCTCACCGATAAGAAATTTGTCACCGACGTAGAAAAATTATTCCAGCCAAGCCCGTTCTTCCTGTAG
- the mscL gene encoding large-conductance mechanosensitive channel protein MscL, translating into MSLFKEFRDFAMRGNVVDLAVGVIIGAAFGKIVSSLVANIIMPPLGLLIGGIDFKQFKWVLKAADGTTPAVVMEYGVFLQSVFDFVIVAFAIFMAIKLMNKLYKKAEPAPKGPSAEETLLAEIRDLLKEKQ; encoded by the coding sequence ATGAGTTTGTTTAAAGAGTTTCGCGACTTTGCGATGCGTGGGAATGTTGTTGATCTGGCTGTCGGTGTCATCATCGGTGCAGCTTTCGGCAAAATTGTTTCCTCATTAGTCGCGAATATCATTATGCCACCATTAGGATTACTAATAGGTGGAATCGACTTCAAACAGTTTAAATGGGTTTTGAAAGCAGCTGACGGCACCACCCCTGCAGTAGTGATGGAATACGGTGTCTTCCTGCAGTCTGTTTTTGATTTCGTAATCGTTGCTTTTGCTATCTTTATGGCGATTAAACTGATGAATAAACTGTATAAGAAAGCAGAGCCTGCACCTAAAGGACCTTCAGCAGAAGAAACCCTGTTAGCAGAAATCCGTGATTTACTGAAAGAAAAACAATAA